A single Kribbella aluminosa DNA region contains:
- a CDS encoding TetR/AcrR family transcriptional regulator — protein MASTAEERPARVSGIDKIERRRVALAESALKTLGELGYARTSLREIANNSEFTHGVVHYYFRDKIDLISYCVRYYKTKCARRYDEVVETATSAEELATGFLGKMTQTLVEETPMHKLWYDLRAQSMFEDQLRPDVEEIDKLLEAMIWRILSRYADLTGTSPSVDGPTAYALVDGLFEQAVVGYAANPDKTPALLTDRIMQVLPKLVAA, from the coding sequence ATGGCGTCCACAGCCGAGGAGCGGCCCGCCCGCGTCTCCGGGATCGACAAGATCGAGCGCCGCCGCGTCGCGCTCGCGGAGTCCGCCCTGAAAACGCTCGGCGAGCTCGGGTACGCGCGTACCAGCCTGCGCGAGATCGCGAACAACTCCGAGTTCACGCACGGCGTCGTGCACTACTACTTCCGCGACAAGATCGACCTGATCAGCTACTGCGTGCGCTACTACAAGACCAAGTGCGCCCGGCGGTACGACGAGGTCGTGGAGACCGCGACGTCCGCGGAAGAGCTCGCGACCGGCTTCCTGGGCAAGATGACCCAGACGCTGGTCGAGGAGACCCCGATGCACAAGCTCTGGTACGACCTGCGCGCACAGAGCATGTTCGAGGACCAGCTCCGCCCGGACGTCGAGGAGATCGACAAGCTGCTCGAGGCGATGATCTGGCGGATCCTCTCCCGGTACGCCGACCTCACCGGCACGTCACCGTCCGTCGACGGGCCGACGGCGTACGCCCTGGTCGACGGCCTGTTCGAGCAGGCCGTCGTGGGCTACGCCGCCAACCCGGACAAGACCCCCGCACTGCTGACCGACCGCATCATGCAGGTCCTGCCGAAGCTGGTCGCGGCGTAG